The region CGAGTATGAAGCGGCCAAGTACTTCGCGAATATTCTCATGCCGTATGCCTCACGCATCGTAAAAGTGCTGGACAAAGTTGCTCAGTCGGGAATCGAACTCAAAATCATCGCTCCCGATCACGGTCCGGTATGGCGCAGCGACACGAGCTGGATACTCGGTAAATACCGCGAATGGATCGAGCGCAAGCCCAAGCGTAAGGCGGTGATCGTGTTCGACACGATGTGGGGCAGCACCGAGAAAATGGCGCGGGCGATCTGTGAAGGACTAACCGAAAGCGGCGTGCCGGTGAGTTTTCTGCCGCTCAGAACCTCGAACCGCAGCGACGCGGCCACCGAAGTGCTCGACGCGGCGGCGCTGATCGTGGGCAGTCCCACCCTCAACGACGGACTGCTTCCCACCGTGGCCGACGTGTTGACGTACTTGCGGGGCCTGAAACCGAAGAACCTGCTGGGTGCGGTATTCGGCTCGCACGGTTGGAACGGAACCGGCGCGGATGAGATCAAGAAATACTTCGACGAGATGAAGGTTGAGCTGGTTGCCGATCCGCTGAAAGCGAATTGGATTCCGGACGGGGCCGCGCTTCAGGATTGCCGAAAGCTGGGTCGGCAGGTTGCCGAGAAGGTCAAAGAGGCCTGCGACAAGGGAACATAGTCAACAAAATGCCGGTTGTATTTTTGTGGGGCGCACCCTGTAATCCGCCCCTCTTTCTTTTTCGTCGGCATTGCTTTACTGCCAGGTGGGGAGAAATTCCTCTTGACTCATTGGGGGATTTTCCCCATATTATAACCTTGATTTATTTCAATAGCCTACGATCTGTTGTGGGCAATAATTCCCCACCCGCAACGATTTGTTTCTGAAAAGATTGTGTAGGATTTCACATTTCGGATAGGGTCTTCCCCGTTTC is a window of bacterium DNA encoding:
- a CDS encoding FprA family A-type flavoprotein, translating into MYQAVKITDRVYWVGAIDWTLRDFHGYTTGRGSTYNAYLILADKITLIDTVKAGFQHEMLARIASVVDPEKIAYIVSDHSETDHTGALTDTIERVKPEAVFASAMGVKALAGHFHGDLGIRAVKDGETLSLGNATLAFTETRMMHWPDSMFSYLVEEKLLFSQDGFGMHLASEERFADQLPPYVIEYEAAKYFANILMPYASRIVKVLDKVAQSGIELKIIAPDHGPVWRSDTSWILGKYREWIERKPKRKAVIVFDTMWGSTEKMARAICEGLTESGVPVSFLPLRTSNRSDAATEVLDAAALIVGSPTLNDGLLPTVADVLTYLRGLKPKNLLGAVFGSHGWNGTGADEIKKYFDEMKVELVADPLKANWIPDGAALQDCRKLGRQVAEKVKEACDKGT